Genomic segment of Pirellulales bacterium:
GCGCTACGAATAATGCGAGGTGGTCATGAGCGTCATGGCTTGTTTGCAGCATGGGGCATAAAACTTTCCAGCATGCCTTTGATGCCTTGCTTGATGATGCCCCCTTCGCTCGGATCACCGCGCAAAATCGTTTCGGTGAAATTCTTCGCTTGCTGGAGGGTGATGTGCGGCGGCAACGTTGGCACGTCGGGATCCGAGATCGCTTCGAAAACCACCGGCCGGTCGCTTGCCAACGCTTGATCCCAGGCCGAGGCAAGCAGTTCCGGCTTCTCAACCCGAATGCCGCGCAAGCCGATCGACTCGGCGAACGATGCATAGGGGAAATCGGGCAACTCCTGGCTGGCCAGAAAGCGGATGTCGCCCATCATGATCCGCTGTTCCCAAGTGACCTGGTTCAGATCACGATTGTTGAGCACGAGCGTGATCCAGCGCGGGTCGGACCATTCTTTCCAATACTTGGCGACCGTGATGCAGGCGTTCAGGCCGTTCATTTGCATGGCGCCGTCGCCGGTGACGGCGATGCACACCCGGTCGGGAAAACAGAATTTCGCGCCGACGGCATAGGGCACTGCCGCCCCCATCGTCGCCAGGTTGCCGCTGCCGCTGGCCATCATCCCGCGGCGAATTTTCAGATCGCGGGCGTACCAATTGGCCGTCGTACCGCTGTCGGCCGCGAGAATGCAGCGATCGGGCAGCTTCTTGCCAAGCTCCCAAAACACGCGTTCCGGATTGAGCAAGCCGTTGTTGCCGTCCAGGCTCGCGCGGCCTTCGACGACCTTCCACCAATCTTTCACGTAACCGATGAGTTTTTCCTGCCAGGAGCGATCCGACTTGCGTTCCAAGAGCGGGATGAGGGCGGCGAGCGTTTGCTTCGAATCGCCCTTGAGATTGACTTCCATCGGATAACGCAAGCTCAGCAGCCGGCCGTCGATATCGATTTGCACGCCGCGGGCCTGTCCGACCTTGGGATAAAATTCTGCGTAGGGAAAACTGCTGCCGACGACCAGCAGCGTGTCGCACTCTTTCATCATGTCCCAGGTCGGTTTGCTGCCGAGCAAGCCGATATGGCCGGTGCAGAACGGCACCTCCTCGGGGATGACCGCTTTGCCGAGCCAGCTTTTGGCCACGCCCGCCCCAAGCAATTCGGCGATCTGGTGCACTTCGTCTTGCGCCGCGAGGGCTCCGGCGCCGACCAAGAGGGCCACTTTCTTGCCGTGATTGAGGATTTGCGCCGCTTTCGATAGATCGGTTTTGTGAGGCACCATGTAGGGCACGGGGCAACCGATGCCGCTGAGCGCATGATCGTGCCGTTGCGGCGGCTCCTCGACCGCCGATTCTTCCTGAATATCTTTTGGAAAGATGACGCAGGTGACGGCGTGTTGATCGATGGCGATGCGAAAGGCGCGGTCGATGCAATGCCGCACCGCCGCGGGACTCATCACGGTGACGCAGTATTCGCTGGCCACGTCCTTGAACAGCGATTGCAGATCGACTTCTTGCTGATATTGGCTGCCGATGGCAGTGGTGGCCGATTGCCCGACGATGGCCACGACCGATTGGTGGTCCATTTTCGCGTCGTAAAGTCCGTTGAGCAGGTGGATGGCCCCAGGCCCGCTGGTGGCCATGCAGACGCCGACGGTGCCGGTGAACTTCGCATGGGCCGAGGCCATGAAGGCGGCCAATTCCTCGTGCCGGGCCTGGATAAAGCGCGGCTTGTCGTCATTTTTGCGCAGCCCGGCGAGCAGGCC
This window contains:
- a CDS encoding thiamine pyrophosphate-requiring protein — translated: MAISVGQFVMKRMQEWGVKRIYAYPGDGINGLLAGLRKNDDKPRFIQARHEELAAFMASAHAKFTGTVGVCMATSGPGAIHLLNGLYDAKMDHQSVVAIVGQSATTAIGSQYQQEVDLQSLFKDVASEYCVTVMSPAAVRHCIDRAFRIAIDQHAVTCVIFPKDIQEESAVEEPPQRHDHALSGIGCPVPYMVPHKTDLSKAAQILNHGKKVALLVGAGALAAQDEVHQIAELLGAGVAKSWLGKAVIPEEVPFCTGHIGLLGSKPTWDMMKECDTLLVVGSSFPYAEFYPKVGQARGVQIDIDGRLLSLRYPMEVNLKGDSKQTLAALIPLLERKSDRSWQEKLIGYVKDWWKVVEGRASLDGNNGLLNPERVFWELGKKLPDRCILAADSGTTANWYARDLKIRRGMMASGSGNLATMGAAVPYAVGAKFCFPDRVCIAVTGDGAMQMNGLNACITVAKYWKEWSDPRWITLVLNNRDLNQVTWEQRIMMGDIRFLASQELPDFPYASFAESIGLRGIRVEKPELLASAWDQALASDRPVVFEAISDPDVPTLPPHITLQQAKNFTETILRGDPSEGGIIKQGIKGMLESFMPHAANKP